A stretch of [Clostridium] innocuum DNA encodes these proteins:
- a CDS encoding 6-phospho-beta-glucosidase — protein MKKDLVKIVTIGGGSSYTPELVEGFIRRYDELPVGELWLVDIEEGREKLEIVGALAQRMVKKAGLPMKVILSYDRREALKDADFVTTQMRIGRLPARVLDERIPLSHGMIGQETNGAGGMFKAFRTIPVILDIVKDMQELCPNAWMINFTNPAGMVTEAVLRYTDFKKVIGLCNVPVNMVAGIANILGVEEHRVTMQLQGVNHHIFATDVFLDGMSVMDEVVERYANVKPEDVLAMKNFISLPYSPAFIRGLHAIPCPYHNYYFFTKEQLEEEQEQFAKGNVRGEVVSRVEEELFELYKDEQLDVKPKQLEMRGGAKYSDAACNLIASIYTDKRDIQYVDVQNNGCISDLPDDSAVEVACMITADGPKPLATGEMKPTISGTIHMIKAFERMVVEAAVTGNRDLAVTALNMNPLCPSDHLANIVVDELIEAHKEYLPQFRGK, from the coding sequence ATGAAGAAAGATCTTGTGAAAATCGTGACGATAGGAGGCGGCTCCTCTTATACGCCCGAGCTTGTCGAAGGATTTATTCGACGTTACGACGAATTGCCGGTCGGTGAATTATGGCTGGTTGATATCGAAGAAGGACGAGAAAAGCTGGAAATCGTCGGTGCTCTCGCTCAGCGCATGGTGAAAAAGGCAGGATTGCCGATGAAGGTGATTCTTTCCTATGATCGAAGAGAAGCATTAAAGGATGCGGATTTTGTGACTACACAAATGCGTATCGGTCGTTTACCGGCACGTGTTCTGGATGAACGGATTCCCTTATCCCACGGGATGATTGGACAGGAAACCAACGGGGCCGGGGGAATGTTTAAAGCATTCCGTACGATTCCGGTCATACTGGATATTGTAAAGGATATGCAGGAGCTTTGTCCGAATGCATGGATGATTAACTTTACAAATCCGGCAGGTATGGTTACGGAAGCTGTTCTGCGTTATACGGATTTCAAAAAAGTGATCGGATTGTGCAATGTCCCTGTCAATATGGTTGCCGGTATCGCCAATATCCTCGGGGTAGAGGAACATCGTGTGACCATGCAGCTGCAGGGAGTGAATCACCATATCTTTGCGACAGATGTGTTTCTTGACGGCATGAGTGTGATGGATGAGGTTGTAGAGCGCTATGCGAATGTAAAGCCGGAGGATGTTCTGGCAATGAAAAACTTCATATCCCTGCCATATTCCCCTGCCTTTATCCGCGGGTTGCATGCAATACCATGCCCATATCATAATTACTATTTTTTCACAAAGGAACAGCTGGAGGAAGAACAGGAACAATTCGCAAAGGGCAATGTGCGCGGTGAGGTCGTTTCCCGTGTGGAAGAGGAGCTGTTTGAACTGTATAAGGATGAGCAGCTGGATGTCAAACCAAAGCAGCTGGAGATGCGCGGGGGTGCAAAATACAGCGATGCGGCATGCAATCTGATTGCGTCCATCTATACGGATAAGCGTGATATCCAATATGTGGATGTACAGAATAACGGCTGTATCAGTGATCTGCCGGATGATAGCGCTGTTGAGGTTGCGTGCATGATTACTGCGGATGGGCCTAAGCCGCTGGCTACCGGGGAAATGAAGCCGACGATTTCCGGAACGATTCATATGATCAAGGCATTTGAGCGTATGGTTGTTGAGGCTGCGGTTACAGGAAACCGCGATTTGGCAGTAACGGCATTGAATATGAACCCATTGTGTCCAAGTGATCATCTGGCAAATATCGTAGTAGACGAGCTGATTGAGGCGCATAAGGAATATCTGCCTCAGTTTCGTGGGAAGTAG
- a CDS encoding FHA domain-containing protein, with amino-acid sequence MDAMLKHMEVRDDGFLEVVLKRTKDFDEYIFQQIHKDERCLLCVRDPRSKTRLYYDTKGYLTLKEYLQAHLFAERELLPFLLYVLEDMVQVNAGKPVSMRLEHVFLSYDGGLLRFLVFPLVVDNWLFQKEELKQFLKDLLDCVRVTQDFAALGFLGYCLRSEDLTLPQVLQGLHDLQAAQAKPLGLLEKLFHITREEPFQVRDLPAPKTMAVPSFAIAEESGGYAVQKKLESPTQELLAQDCSCLVDLKSWNSIRVDKAQFTIGRAKDNDLVLSGKTISQHHACIEEGVLKDCGSANGTYINGERITSRELKDQDVIRFANLQFRWQKEEIV; translated from the coding sequence ATGGATGCTATGTTAAAGCATATGGAGGTTCGTGATGATGGTTTTCTGGAGGTGGTGTTAAAGCGGACAAAGGATTTTGATGAGTATATCTTTCAACAGATTCATAAGGATGAGCGCTGTCTGCTCTGTGTGCGTGATCCCCGCAGCAAAACCAGGCTGTATTATGATACGAAGGGGTATCTGACATTGAAGGAGTATTTACAGGCGCATCTGTTTGCGGAAAGAGAGCTGTTGCCGTTTCTGCTGTATGTACTCGAGGATATGGTGCAGGTAAATGCCGGAAAGCCGGTATCCATGCGGCTGGAGCATGTATTTCTCAGCTATGATGGAGGTCTTTTGCGCTTTCTTGTATTTCCGCTGGTTGTGGACAACTGGCTGTTTCAAAAGGAGGAGCTGAAGCAGTTTTTAAAGGATTTACTGGATTGTGTCCGTGTAACACAGGATTTTGCGGCACTGGGATTTCTAGGTTATTGCCTGCGCAGCGAAGATCTGACGCTGCCTCAGGTTTTACAGGGGCTGCATGATTTGCAAGCTGCACAGGCTAAGCCTTTGGGATTATTGGAAAAGCTGTTTCATATCACAAGGGAAGAACCGTTTCAGGTACGCGATCTGCCCGCTCCCAAGACGATGGCTGTACCTTCCTTTGCAATCGCAGAGGAGAGTGGCGGCTATGCGGTACAAAAGAAATTGGAGAGTCCGACACAGGAGCTGCTTGCACAGGATTGCAGCTGTCTGGTGGATCTGAAGTCATGGAACAGCATACGTGTGGATAAGGCGCAGTTTACAATCGGGCGGGCAAAGGACAATGATCTGGTGCTGAGTGGGAAAACGATATCCCAGCATCACGCCTGTATCGAGGAGGGTGTGCTGAAGGACTGTGGCAGTGCCAATGGCACATATATCAACGGTGAAAGAATAACATCCCGTGAACTGAAGGATCAGGATGTTATACGGTTTGCGAATCTGCAGTTTCGCTGGCAGAAGGAGGAAATCGTATGA
- a CDS encoding protein kinase, translated as MNLRYQICACLYQGTACEVFLVRDIVTSQLYALKRIVRHHAEFSDAYLRAVYQREACMLGWLQHERIPHLISAFEEEQYRCILMEYIPGVSLSRIQGCSSEQKRLQWCLQLGELLRYLHEQQIVHLDIKPSNLQYWKGNVYLLDFATSRFLQEQDVAAAVSPRLFSQRGWYAEL; from the coding sequence ATGAATCTGCGCTACCAGATCTGTGCCTGCCTGTATCAGGGAACGGCCTGTGAGGTGTTTCTGGTACGGGATATCGTCACATCACAGCTGTATGCATTGAAACGCATTGTACGGCATCATGCAGAATTTTCAGATGCTTATCTGCGGGCGGTATATCAAAGAGAGGCATGTATGCTGGGATGGCTGCAGCATGAGCGTATCCCGCACCTGATATCAGCATTTGAGGAGGAACAGTACCGCTGTATTCTGATGGAATATATTCCCGGTGTTTCCTTATCGCGTATACAGGGCTGCAGCAGCGAGCAAAAGCGTCTGCAGTGGTGCCTGCAGCTGGGAGAGCTTCTCCGGTATCTCCATGAGCAGCAGATTGTACATCTGGATATCAAGCCGTCCAATCTGCAGTACTGGAAGGGAAATGTCTATCTACTGGATTTTGCGACCAGCCGTTTTCTGCAGGAACAGGATGTCGCAGCCGCGGTGTCTCCCCGGCTATTCTCCCAAAGAGGCTGGTACGCTGAACTGTGA
- a CDS encoding FHA domain-containing protein, with amino-acid sequence MLQDKGIQTILLINQRKTVPVYQYRDVAVQAVWRIGGWSFHVTQSASPLYQLHKKEIEPGFHCVIALEGQRIRFYAEELCANALRFHGYALAGIVHIGRSSTQELCLKSAGISLCHALLQAKDTEWELVDQASTNGCYVNGERITRHTVVPGDVIYLGNVMLLMGKDSIFVPEQIADTRLSEIPYCKAVIEEKEAGTAICLTPEPVQKLTMEIELPLAKGTQENLPAIFVLGPSITMGLSSTAMGMFSFWLAAERKQDLLSVVPTLLMSLSMALGTILWPLLSKRYERKQQRRKEEKRCYVYSCYLLEVKQRIQQAMQEETAYLQHWYPPVSKLCVDFLAQKPYRLRCVNHADWLHVVLGQGSCPAGIDLQIPHVSSMTQDMLLDKLHGLQAGQFRLENVPIVADLRECQSLCLEGERSVCIDTLLNILLQLVIQQPEKETRICIAADKALISREKLFCLPHLFVDRQRLLVWDETSAGRCRRLLEAVVDDEGIKDVIVCILEPCLTGSLQLPAHEKIHQLRWSDTLNNAADLQLQINGGSVRWPQRHADFTIDTCTARQRRAAFVQRSAYPKDSARGKKMLSFLKLFHCHSVEELQIASRYQGSDAAKSLRVIIGQSADGGELYLDAHEHSHGPHGLLAGMTGSGKSECLLTYLLSLAVTFSCQDVSFLLIDFKGGTMANALAKLPHTAGIITNLDKGILMRCMCAIEGELTRRQQQLADTGKRYGISSMDIDKYMQLRKQHPSLTAMPHLFLVADEFAELKQLFPAVLDHLRQCARIGRSLGIHLLLATQKPFGVVDEQIWSNARFRLCLKVADRNDSMDMLKKDSAVHLQHPGQLFLQVGHDEVFVQGQSAWTQAPYDPCGKEASDLYLSYYDSDGNMQDIPMAGGTVAKTELEAVCDALCAISTERATPLWMPPLKPDLQQEELPAKETALTLGLLDDLAHQQQIPFSMSVWDGRNLAVCGMVGSGKSMFVETLIQSCLVKSENILYLFDFDKPLFMKYAQYQQVAAVFQREDAEGIQSFFSFMRRMIKQRRAQRSEQGILCILHNYEVFHELYQELEEELLYLLREGKKYGIVCCITTAVLQQIPMRIQACLEDWYALQCAQHEDYSYLFSCEQSCIPLTQPGCGLMKYNDTLCMFQIAVYRKEAWMKASRSQTPPAYAVPRMPAHVSHPLAMQCDSSFLGREIKTQEEIYTAYPTGRCLFLLAAYRLNDSFISLYLKQLETGGSVHIFSPHPLAKRKPSSLDTLDRLLKQPQKQYIVWHQLDELTLDAAFMKKLLEAEQLHHIFIETIPHLSAYSLWDWYAPVWLDAAVLWMGKGFQEHSYTLKRNVQTDKILKSKEAIYWEEDSCRILQLWEVEENG; translated from the coding sequence GTGTTGCAGGACAAGGGTATACAAACGATTCTGCTGATAAACCAGCGAAAGACGGTGCCTGTTTATCAGTATCGGGATGTTGCGGTGCAGGCAGTATGGAGAATAGGCGGATGGAGCTTTCATGTTACGCAGTCTGCTTCTCCTCTGTATCAGCTGCATAAGAAGGAAATAGAACCGGGCTTTCATTGCGTGATTGCACTAGAGGGGCAGCGGATACGCTTTTATGCAGAAGAACTGTGTGCAAACGCTCTGCGCTTTCATGGCTATGCCCTGGCGGGCATTGTGCATATCGGGCGCTCCTCCACACAGGAGCTGTGTCTGAAAAGTGCTGGAATATCTCTATGTCATGCGCTTTTACAAGCGAAGGATACGGAGTGGGAGCTGGTGGATCAGGCGAGCACCAATGGCTGCTATGTCAACGGGGAGCGCATTACAAGGCATACAGTAGTGCCGGGCGATGTCATTTATCTCGGGAATGTGATGCTGCTGATGGGAAAGGACAGTATCTTCGTTCCAGAGCAAATAGCGGATACAAGGCTTTCTGAAATTCCCTATTGCAAAGCTGTCATAGAGGAAAAGGAAGCAGGCACAGCCATATGCCTGACACCGGAGCCTGTGCAGAAATTAACGATGGAAATCGAGCTGCCTCTGGCCAAAGGCACACAGGAAAATCTTCCTGCAATCTTTGTACTGGGACCCTCCATTACCATGGGGCTTTCCTCCACCGCAATGGGGATGTTTTCCTTCTGGCTGGCAGCAGAGCGAAAGCAGGATTTGCTTTCTGTGGTGCCGACACTGCTCATGTCCCTCAGCATGGCGCTGGGAACAATCCTTTGGCCGCTGCTCTCCAAGCGTTATGAGCGAAAGCAGCAGCGCAGAAAGGAAGAAAAACGATGCTATGTGTACTCCTGCTATCTGCTGGAGGTGAAACAGCGTATTCAACAGGCAATGCAGGAGGAGACTGCATATTTACAGCACTGGTATCCGCCGGTTTCCAAGCTCTGTGTCGATTTTCTTGCTCAAAAGCCGTATCGTCTTCGCTGTGTGAATCATGCGGACTGGCTGCATGTGGTGCTGGGACAGGGCAGCTGTCCTGCAGGCATTGATCTGCAGATTCCTCATGTATCCTCCATGACGCAGGATATGCTACTGGATAAGCTGCACGGATTGCAGGCTGGTCAGTTCAGATTGGAAAATGTCCCCATCGTGGCAGATCTTCGCGAGTGTCAGTCTCTGTGTCTGGAGGGAGAACGATCCGTATGTATCGACACGCTGCTGAATATCCTGCTGCAGCTGGTCATACAGCAGCCGGAAAAGGAAACCCGTATCTGTATCGCTGCGGATAAAGCGCTGATTTCAAGGGAAAAGCTGTTCTGTCTGCCACACCTGTTTGTGGACAGGCAGCGACTGCTTGTATGGGATGAGACAAGCGCAGGCCGATGCAGGCGTCTTTTGGAAGCGGTGGTGGACGATGAAGGTATCAAGGATGTCATCGTTTGTATTCTGGAGCCGTGTCTTACCGGTTCTCTGCAGCTGCCTGCGCATGAAAAAATTCACCAACTGCGCTGGAGCGATACGCTGAACAACGCTGCTGATCTTCAGCTGCAGATAAACGGTGGCAGTGTGCGATGGCCGCAGCGTCATGCGGACTTCACAATCGATACATGCACAGCAAGGCAAAGACGTGCTGCCTTTGTTCAACGCTCAGCGTATCCAAAGGATAGTGCACGGGGTAAGAAAATGCTGAGCTTTCTAAAGCTGTTTCACTGTCACAGTGTTGAGGAGCTTCAGATAGCCTCCCGCTATCAGGGGAGTGATGCTGCGAAAAGTCTGCGCGTGATCATCGGACAAAGTGCAGACGGCGGTGAGCTGTATCTGGATGCGCATGAACACAGCCACGGACCGCATGGATTGCTTGCGGGAATGACCGGCTCCGGCAAAAGTGAATGTCTTCTAACCTATCTGCTGTCGCTGGCTGTTACGTTTTCCTGTCAGGATGTCAGCTTTCTGCTGATTGATTTCAAGGGGGGGACAATGGCCAATGCTCTGGCAAAGCTGCCGCATACCGCTGGTATCATTACGAATCTGGATAAGGGCATTCTGATGCGCTGTATGTGTGCAATAGAGGGCGAGCTTACCCGCAGACAGCAGCAGCTGGCGGATACAGGGAAGCGGTATGGAATCAGCAGTATGGATATCGATAAATACATGCAGCTCAGAAAGCAGCATCCCTCCCTTACGGCGATGCCCCACCTGTTTCTGGTAGCAGATGAGTTTGCCGAGCTGAAGCAGCTCTTTCCGGCGGTTCTTGATCATCTGCGTCAGTGTGCCAGAATCGGAAGAAGCCTGGGTATCCATCTGCTGCTGGCGACACAGAAGCCCTTCGGTGTTGTGGATGAACAGATTTGGAGCAATGCGCGCTTTCGTCTCTGTTTAAAGGTTGCCGATCGCAATGACAGTATGGATATGCTGAAAAAGGACTCCGCTGTCCATCTGCAGCATCCCGGTCAGCTGTTTTTACAGGTAGGACATGATGAGGTCTTTGTGCAGGGGCAAAGCGCCTGGACACAGGCACCCTATGATCCCTGCGGAAAGGAGGCATCGGATCTGTATCTTTCCTATTATGACAGTGACGGGAATATGCAGGATATCCCGATGGCAGGCGGTACGGTGGCAAAAACCGAGCTGGAGGCGGTTTGTGATGCACTGTGTGCTATCAGCACAGAGCGTGCCACTCCTTTGTGGATGCCGCCATTAAAGCCGGATCTGCAACAGGAGGAGCTTCCGGCTAAGGAAACTGCATTGACCCTTGGTTTGCTGGATGATCTTGCCCATCAGCAGCAGATTCCCTTTTCCATGTCCGTGTGGGACGGACGCAACCTCGCTGTGTGCGGCATGGTGGGGAGCGGGAAAAGCATGTTTGTGGAAACGCTGATTCAAAGCTGTCTTGTGAAGTCTGAGAACATACTCTATCTGTTTGATTTCGATAAGCCGCTGTTCATGAAATATGCGCAGTACCAGCAGGTTGCCGCTGTATTTCAAAGAGAGGATGCAGAGGGAATTCAAAGCTTTTTCAGCTTTATGAGGCGCATGATAAAACAGCGCAGAGCACAGAGAAGCGAACAGGGAATCCTTTGTATTCTTCATAATTATGAGGTGTTTCATGAACTGTATCAGGAGCTGGAGGAGGAACTGCTTTATCTGCTGCGCGAAGGAAAAAAATACGGCATTGTATGCTGTATCACAACGGCTGTTCTGCAGCAGATTCCCATGCGTATACAGGCCTGTCTGGAAGACTGGTATGCCCTGCAGTGTGCACAGCATGAGGATTACAGCTATCTCTTCTCCTGTGAACAAAGCTGTATTCCGCTGACACAGCCGGGCTGTGGTCTTATGAAATATAACGATACTCTCTGTATGTTTCAGATTGCCGTCTATCGCAAGGAGGCATGGATGAAGGCATCCCGTTCGCAAACACCGCCGGCTTATGCTGTTCCACGTATGCCGGCACATGTTTCCCATCCTCTTGCAATGCAATGTGACAGCAGCTTTTTGGGCAGGGAAATCAAAACGCAGGAGGAAATTTATACAGCCTATCCCACAGGGCGCTGTCTGTTTCTACTGGCTGCCTACCGTCTGAATGACAGCTTCATTTCCCTCTATCTGAAGCAGCTGGAAACAGGAGGCAGTGTCCATATATTCAGCCCGCATCCGCTTGCGAAACGAAAGCCGTCCTCCTTGGATACGCTTGATCGACTGCTGAAGCAGCCGCAAAAGCAATATATCGTATGGCATCAGCTGGATGAGCTGACTCTGGATGCAGCCTTCATGAAGAAACTGCTGGAGGCAGAGCAGCTGCATCATATTTTTATTGAAACCATACCCCATCTAAGTGCGTATTCCCTATGGGACTGGTATGCACCTGTATGGCTTGATGCCGCTGTTCTATGGATGGGAAAAGGATTTCAGGAGCATTCCTATACGTTAAAAAGGAATGTGCAGACAGATAAAATACTGAAAAGCAAGGAAGCGATTTACTGGGAGGAGGATTCATGCAGAATACTGCAGCTATGGGAGGTCGAGGAAAATGGATGA
- a CDS encoding WXG100 family type VII secretion target, with product MSIKIQVDPARLDSAAGQIEQQTLSYEKNYRRLFQEVAAMGSGWQGKDNQAFVSQIQGFEKDFQQMAALMREYAAFLKLSAKTYRQTQDERAQMARRLVN from the coding sequence ATGAGTATAAAAATACAAGTGGATCCTGCCAGACTGGACAGTGCGGCAGGACAGATTGAGCAGCAGACCCTGTCCTACGAAAAGAATTACCGCCGTTTATTTCAGGAAGTGGCGGCGATGGGCAGCGGCTGGCAGGGAAAGGATAATCAGGCCTTTGTATCACAGATTCAGGGGTTTGAAAAAGATTTTCAGCAGATGGCGGCACTCATGCGCGAGTATGCGGCTTTTCTCAAGCTGAGTGCCAAGACCTATCGACAGACACAGGATGAACGAGCACAGATGGCTCGCCGTCTGGTCAATTAG
- a CDS encoding type VII secretion protein, which translates to MDQLQITLAQVTQTAASIRSQNQQLNSCLQEIGTSMNQLAAYWQSPASEKIRSRFHGMLPVFDNYRSIVESYAKFLDQTVSTYQSMEAQLNASAEGF; encoded by the coding sequence ATGGATCAGCTACAAATTACACTGGCACAGGTAACTCAGACAGCTGCCAGTATCCGTTCACAGAATCAACAGCTGAATTCCTGTCTGCAGGAAATCGGTACTTCAATGAATCAGCTTGCTGCCTATTGGCAGTCTCCGGCTTCAGAAAAAATAAGATCCCGCTTTCACGGAATGCTGCCGGTTTTTGACAATTATCGGTCAATTGTCGAATCCTATGCAAAATTCCTTGATCAGACGGTATCTACCTATCAAAGCATGGAGGCACAGCTGAATGCCAGTGCCGAAGGCTTCTAG